The segment GCTATTTCAAAAAGCGATTAGCCTGGACTCAGGTTTCGCCGATGCCTATTTCAATCTCGCGCAAAGCAAGCGTTTTAGTGGCAGCCCTGAGATTGCGACAGAGATTGAAAATCTACTTAAACAGAATGATCTTAAGCAAAACGAGGCGATCGCCTGTCACTTTGCCCTGGGAAAAATATATGACGATTTACAATTATATACCCAGGCTTTCGAACATTATCGTGAAGGTAATGACTTAAAGAACCAGGGATTCAACATCGAGGCATATCGCAAGTATGTCTACACCATCGAAAGCGTTTTCGACGCAGAATTACTGGCGCGCAGCAATCGCAATCATACGGCGATTGGCGAGCTGATATTCGTCCTCGGCATGCCCAGGTCGGGCACTACCTTAGTCGAACAAATCATAGGCGCCCATCCCAAAGTCACGACTGGTGGCGAAATGGGGATAATTGGTAACTTTATCGATGAGATCGACCAGATAGTGGATGCCGCTGAACCCTATCCACAATGTATTGCTGAATTGTCCAACGAAAAAATTCGCGAACTATCCGATCGGGTACTTATCGAGTTGGAACGCCGCCGCCCAGGATTTCTGGTTTTGACAGACAAAACGCCCGTAAACTTTCTGCATGTCGGACTGATACATTTATTATTTCCAAAAAGCCGTATCATTCATTGCACACGCAACCCTCTGGACACATGTCTGTCTTGTTACTTTCAGAATTTCAATCGTCGCCATCATTACAGCAGCGACCTGAAAACACTCGGCCAGTTTTATCGTTTGCACGAGCATCTACTTGAACACTGGAAAAACCTGTTGCCCGATCGCATACTCAGCGTCAACTACGAACAGCTGGTAAGTCACGGCGAGGAAGAGATACGCCGCATCATCGACCATTGCGGACTTGACTGGTCCGAGCAATGCCTGCATTTCGACAAGAACGCCAATAGTGTACGCACCGCAAGTAACTGGCAGGTCAGACAGCCTTTGTATAAGCGCTCAGTCAATCGTTGGGAAAACTACCGGGAATTTCTCGGGGAGTTGTTTGAAGGCCTGGATTTGGATCAAAAGCTGTTACTGTAAGACGATACGGCTTTCTTACCCGTAGCCATACGCTGGCTTTCAGCGCGATGAGTTTCTCTGGCGCGCTGTCCCATTTGCAGAATAATCGCATTCAGCTCAGTCAACAGCTGTAGCTTTTGCCGAATCTGCTCCTGTTCAAACTCGCTCAACGAATCCATAGAAAAATCGGGAAGAATATTTTGTCTTTGTTGTTCTAATGACTCGACTTGTTCCCATTCACCTACGGTTGCCATTTGCAGCATTTCATGGCTTAGCGTAAGCAAGGTATCGAGTTTCTGTTGACTGTCCATGTGACACCACCTGTTACACTGCGCCTGTCACACCCGGTGAATCACCGGCCTGTTCCTCGGCAAGTCCCGCCTGAGCCTGTTGCTGGCTATCAATCTGCATCCAGGCCTCTTTAATCGTATTGATCAAACTGGTAACTTCGTCGAGCTTGCGCACATCATTTTCGGCATTGGCCAATACCAGTGTCCGTTCCATGTAGTCATACAGCGCCTCAAGATTGCTTGCAATGTCACCACCTTTTTCAAAATCCAGACTTGCGCGCAGTCCGCCTACGATCGAAATAGCCCAGCTGATAAAGTTTCCCTTCTGTGAGATATCGCCCCTTTCCATATGCCCTTTGGCATTGGCAATTTTATCTAGTGCGCCTTCAAGCAACATCAGGATTAGCCGATGCGGGCTGGCATAGGCCGTACCCGAGTGGGCGCCAACCTTACCGTATGCTTTGATCGCACTATGGGCTTTTGGGGAACTCATATAACAACTCCTCTATACGACATCCTGGCTACATTATGACTTCTTTGGACCTGGCAAATTCTTCAACTGATTCTCGAGATAGGTTCCCGTCGTATTCAGCTGTGCTACCAATGCGTCCATCGTACTAAACTTTAATAAATAACGTTTCTCCAGGTCGGACAGCCTGGTTAGCAAGGTTGATCGATCACTGTTAATTGTATCAATCTGTTCATTGAATATCTGGCTGCGCGAGGCAATTATGCCATCCGAATCCAGATAACTGTCGAGCAAATCATCCAATGCAGAGAACACACCGGTTATATTCTTTACTCGGTCGCTATAGGTTGCCGTCGCGCCGATATAGTCGACTTCCATATCTTTAAAAAGGTTTCCAGTACCTGTAAGAGTACGCCCGCTACCAGTCGCACTTTCACCGCCTATGGTGCCTTGCACATTGGTGCCAGACTGTATGGCGGAAACCGCAAAACCCAGGTTCAAATACTGCAGTTGTGCGTCAGTAATTTCCACTGATGAGGTACTGCCCCATTCATTAGACGTTATGCTGAACTGACTGCTCACAGCGTCAAAATTTACAGTGACAGATGACTTTTGGCTACTCGCCTGTAATGCACTATTTATTGCCGTTTGCAGTTGCGTTGCAATATCGGCTTCGGATAAACCGGCACCAATAATGTTATCTATCGTGATTTCCAGACCACCATCGACTCTCAACTTCAAAATATCCGAAGCTGTCATGGTATACGGACCAGCTGCCGCCACGCCCGAGGTATACGCACCATGGGTTGCCGCTGCGGTAATATCGATGGCGATGTATTCTGAAGAAATATTTGGCGGTGTATAACCGAACTCCAGATTATTGGCCAGTTTGCCATCTTTCGTACCGGCAAGACCACCGGCAAAAAGATTCCGCACCTCATCCAGGTCTGACGACAACGCAGTAGACAACTTGGAGGAGTCTAAGCTAAGCGTTCCATCTTCGTTTGTGGTAATACCGACCGATGCAAACGAATTATAGGTCACACTCGGATCATAAAAACTGGAAACACTGGTATTCAAGACACCGCGAATTCGGCTTTCAATTCCACGCAACACCGAATCACCAATGAACATGCCCGACTCTTTGGATTCAGAATCGTAGTAAGTCAAATCTTTTAGCAAAGTGGACAACTCATTGAAGGCGTCGACAAAGCTTCCTACCTGTGTCGCCAGTGTTGCCGTGCTGGCGGAAATGCGTAGTGTCGATACGGTTCCTGATTCCGCTTTTTTAAGATTAAGCGTAACGCCTTCGATGGCACCAGAGATTGTATCGGTATCGCTACTAACGGTAACCCCGTCTATGATTGCAACAGCGTCTTGAGCTGCCAAGGATTCCGTCATGTGCTGCGTGCCAGTCGGATCATAAGTCAACATAGAGAGTCCGTTGGCATCCGTGTCATTACCATCCGAATCGCCACTCACCGCGATGCGCATGCTATTTGCCGCGCCGCTCTCGGAATTCAAGGTTAACTGATATCCACTGCCATTATAGATAACACTAGCGGTAATGCCGATATCCGCATCGTTTATCGCATCTTTGATGCCATTCAATGTACCGTCAGTAATATTGATCGTTGCCTGGCGCGAAGCATCAGGTGTATAGGTCGGACCAGCGGTCAATTCACCAAAATCTATGGTCAATGTACCGGTACCAACCACCGCGCTGGTATCAGCAACTTCGGCAGCCACCAGGCTCTGTGCCTGAGAAAGACTTTCCACCTGAATGGAGTGGGCGCCAATTGCCGCTTTGGTCGTTGCCGAGGCGGTAAAAAGTGTTTCATTGGTAGAGGTAGCGTTCAACTTGCTGTAAGAGGAGGCTAATTTGAGGCTTAAATAAGATGACTGGAAACTGGACAAGGCACTCTTTACAGTTGCCATTGCACCGATCTTGGCCTGGAGTTGTGTCTCCTTTCTGTCCAGACGCAACTGCTTGGCGCTGCCTTCGGCAGCAACCAATTGGCCTACAAGTCCTTGAATATCAAGACCTGAGCCTACGCCTAATGACGAAATTGCCATAATAGTTCTCCTCTACCTTCTCAGTATCGGCCATGGCCGTACCAAGATTGAGAA is part of the Gammaproteobacteria bacterium genome and harbors:
- a CDS encoding sulfotransferase translates to MNVHTLLKEAVKAHKQRNLAEAEQLYKRVLAIEPNNVDATHYLALIAQEVDRHDIAVQLLEKALSFAKNDANIRYNLALSLQKLERFEDARHHYYEAIKLNPSLSVAYNNLGVIYQQEGLHDKASALFQKAISLDSGFADAYFNLAQSKRFSGSPEIATEIENLLKQNDLKQNEAIACHFALGKIYDDLQLYTQAFEHYREGNDLKNQGFNIEAYRKYVYTIESVFDAELLARSNRNHTAIGELIFVLGMPRSGTTLVEQIIGAHPKVTTGGEMGIIGNFIDEIDQIVDAAEPYPQCIAELSNEKIRELSDRVLIELERRRPGFLVLTDKTPVNFLHVGLIHLLFPKSRIIHCTRNPLDTCLSCYFQNFNRRHHYSSDLKTLGQFYRLHEHLLEHWKNLLPDRILSVNYEQLVSHGEEEIRRIIDHCGLDWSEQCLHFDKNANSVRTASNWQVRQPLYKRSVNRWENYREFLGELFEGLDLDQKLLL
- the fliT gene encoding flagellar protein FliT — encoded protein: MDSQQKLDTLLTLSHEMLQMATVGEWEQVESLEQQRQNILPDFSMDSLSEFEQEQIRQKLQLLTELNAIILQMGQRARETHRAESQRMATGKKAVSSYSNSF
- the fliS gene encoding flagellar export chaperone FliS gives rise to the protein MSSPKAHSAIKAYGKVGAHSGTAYASPHRLILMLLEGALDKIANAKGHMERGDISQKGNFISWAISIVGGLRASLDFEKGGDIASNLEALYDYMERTLVLANAENDVRKLDEVTSLINTIKEAWMQIDSQQQAQAGLAEEQAGDSPGVTGAV
- the fliD gene encoding flagellar filament capping protein FliD, whose translation is MAISSLGVGSGLDIQGLVGQLVAAEGSAKQLRLDRKETQLQAKIGAMATVKSALSSFQSSYLSLKLASSYSKLNATSTNETLFTASATTKAAIGAHSIQVESLSQAQSLVAAEVADTSAVVGTGTLTIDFGELTAGPTYTPDASRQATINITDGTLNGIKDAINDADIGITASVIYNGSGYQLTLNSESGAANSMRIAVSGDSDGNDTDANGLSMLTYDPTGTQHMTESLAAQDAVAIIDGVTVSSDTDTISGAIEGVTLNLKKAESGTVSTLRISASTATLATQVGSFVDAFNELSTLLKDLTYYDSESKESGMFIGDSVLRGIESRIRGVLNTSVSSFYDPSVTYNSFASVGITTNEDGTLSLDSSKLSTALSSDLDEVRNLFAGGLAGTKDGKLANNLEFGYTPPNISSEYIAIDITAAATHGAYTSGVAAAGPYTMTASDILKLRVDGGLEITIDNIIGAGLSEADIATQLQTAINSALQASSQKSSVTVNFDAVSSQFSITSNEWGSTSSVEITDAQLQYLNLGFAVSAIQSGTNVQGTIGGESATGSGRTLTGTGNLFKDMEVDYIGATATYSDRVKNITGVFSALDDLLDSYLDSDGIIASRSQIFNEQIDTINSDRSTLLTRLSDLEKRYLLKFSTMDALVAQLNTTGTYLENQLKNLPGPKKS